In the genome of Vidua chalybeata isolate OUT-0048 chromosome 36 unlocalized genomic scaffold, bVidCha1 merged haplotype SUPER_36_unloc_1, whole genome shotgun sequence, the window aaagagggtgggggaggggcggggaaTGAGGGGGTTCCccagggtgggggaggggcggagggggtccccagggtgggggaggggtcccggggtgggggaggggtcccctggtgggggtggggggggggttgggagGGAGcggagggtgggggaggggcggatCCCCGTGGGCGGGGCCGTTTCTgtgggggagggggcggggccccCACCCCTTTGGCCACGCCCCCAGCCTCGTTCCCGCAGATGACGTCGCGGCCGCTGCTGCCCGGGCGGTTCCTGGCGATGGCGGCGCACCTGGGAATGCTAATGAGGATGGGCGGGGTCAGGGGCGGGGCCTATGGGGAGGGACACATGGGAATGCTAATGAGGATGGGCGGGGCCTAAGGAGGAAGGGCACCTGGGAATGCTAATGAGGGTGGGCGGGGCCTAAATGGGTGGGGCACATGGGAATGCTAATGAGGATGGGTGGGGCCAGGGGTGGGGCTAAAGGGGTGGGGCAGCTGTGAATGCTAATGAGGATGGGCGGGGTCAGAGGCGGGGCCTAAGGGGGTGGGGTATCTGGAAATGCTAATGAGGATGGGCGGGGCTTAAGGGGGAGGGACACATGGGAATGCTAATGAGGGCAGGTGGGGTCAGGGGCGGGGCTAAAAGGGGAGGGGCATCTGGGAATGTTAATGAGGATGGGCGGGGCCTAAGGGGGAGGGGCACCTGGAAATGCTAATGAGGATGGGCGGGGTCAAAGGGGAGGGACACCTGGGAATGCTAATGAGGATGGGTGGGGTGATGGGCGGGGCCTAAGGGGTGGGGCAGCTGGAAATGCTAATGAGGATGGGCGGGGCCTAAGGGGAGGGACACCTGGGAATGCTAATGAGGATGGGCGGTGTGATGGGCGGGGCTAAAGAGGGTGGGGCAGATTGAAATGCTAATGAGGATGGGCGTGGTCAAAGGGGCGGTGAAATTGGGAGGGGCGGGGCTGCAGGGTGGGCGTGGCCGGGTCTGACTCCGCCCCTTTtgcccccccaggacccccccaagCTGCCCTCGGGGGATCCGGAGCCCGGGTGAGTgaaaccagtacaaaccagtataaaccagtataaaccagtacagaaccagtacagaccagtacagaccagtacagaccagtacagaccagtacagaccagtacagaccagtacaaaccaaaccagtacagaccagtacagaccagtacagaccagtacagaccagtacggaccagtacagaccagtacaaaccagtacagaccagtacagcccagtgctcccagtttgaccccagtgctcccagtatggcACCAGTATGGCACCAGTACAGCCCAGTGccctccccagtgctcccagtttggcaCCAGTACAGAACCAGtacagcccagtgctcccagtatggcACCAGTACAGCCCAGTTTGGCCCCAGTTTGgccccagtacagcccagtgccctcccagtgctcccagtttggcaccagtacagcccagtgctcccagtttgaccccagtgctcccagtttggcaccagtacagcccagtgctcccagtttgaccccagtgctcccagtttggcccCAGTACAGCCCAGGGTCCCACCAGTACAgaaccagtgctcccagtttggcccCAGTTTGgccccagtacagcccagtgccctcccagtgctcccagtttggcaCCAGTATGGCCCCAGTATAGGACCAGTAcagcccagtgccctcccagtgctcccagtatggccccagtgctcccagtatggcACCAGTACAGAaccagtgccctcccagtgctcccagtttggcccCAGTTTGgccccagtacagcccagtgccctcccagtgctcccagtttggcccCAGTAccctcccagtatcccccagtaccttcccagtgctcccaccAGGGgccctggggggattttggggttttttgggggggattttgggtgggatttgggtttttttgggggggattttggggggatttagagttttttggggggatttttggattttttggatttttttgggttttcctgacccccccctctccccccgcAGGTTTTGGGGGGCCCTCGGGGGGTCCCTGGCGCTGCTCGGGGTCGAATTCTTGGGGTTCTTCTCGGGGGTCTCCATGTTCCACCCGGGACAGAGCCTGGCCTGTATcctggggggaccccaaaaatggggaggggaccccaaaaatggggagagggaccccaaaaattggGGGGGGGAGCCCGAAAATGGGGAGAGGGagcccaaaaatggggagaggggaccccaaaaatggggggagGGAGCCCGAAAATGGgagagggaccccaaaaatgggggaggggaccccaaaaattggggggggggctgatcccgggatttgggggattttgggggtgatttaggggggatttgggggggatttgggggggtctcaatggattttgggggtctctgggatttggggggggtctcagtggattttgggggtctcagtggattttttggggggggtctcagtggatttttggggtattttccGACCCCCCCCAGCGCTGGCCGCTCACGCCGGGgtctgtgggatttggggggggtctcagtggattttgggggtctctggaatttgggggggggtctgtgggatttggggggggtctcagtggattttgggggtgtcAGTGGATTTTTGAGGGGGGGTCTCagtggatttttggggtattttccGACCCCCGCCCAGCGCTGGCCGCTCACGCCGGCGCCGTCCTGGGGCTCGCCCTGGGCTGGCTCGAGGCCTGGGACGGCGCCGCCCTCTGGGCCTCGCTGGCGCTCAGGTGAGcccgggggggggtcccggggggggttttggggaccccctgacccccccctgaccccccctgaccccccctgaccccccccctgacccccccccctctctgtcccctccccccagtgccccccccgCCGTGacggagctgctgctgctgggccgGGTCCTGCTCTGCCACCGGGGGGCGCTGTGAGCGCCCCAAAACCCACccgggggtccccaaaacccccaaaacccccccagcttcaccctgggggtccccaaaacccacccgggggtccccaaaatccacccgggggtccccaaaacccacccgggggtccccaaaacccccaaaacctccccccACCTCACCCGGGGGTCCCTAAAACCCACCCGGGGGTCCCCAAAACACACCCGGGGGTCCCCGAATATCCGGACCCCACCCCAATATCAGcctgggggtccccaaaacccacccgggggtccccaaaacccctcagggacccccccccccggcaTCACCCaggggtccccaaaacccccaaaacctccccaaaaacctcaccctgggggtccccaaaacccacccgggggtccccaaaacacacccaggggtccccaaaatccacccgggggtccccaaaacccccaaaccccccccagcTTCACCccgggggtccccaaaacccctcagggACCCCCCGGCTTCAccctgggggtccccaaaacccacccgggggtccccaaaacccacccgggggtccccaaaacccacctgggggtccccaaaacccctcagggacccccccGGCTTCAccctgggggtccccaaaaccccccaaacccccccagctTCACCCtggggtccccaaaacccacccagggGTCCCCAAAACCTCCTCAGCCTCGGCCCGggggtccccaaatccccccccagggacccccgaATATccggacccccccccccaacatcagcctgggggtccccaaaaatcccttcaagggtccccaaaatcccctctggacccccccaaaccccccctggaccccccaaaacccctcaggggtccccaaaaccccctctggaccccccaaaccccccctggaccccccaaaacccctcctggaccccccaaaaccccctctggacccccccaaacccccctgggaccccccaaaacccctcaggggtccccaaaacccccctgggggaccccccccaaaccccccctggaccccccaaaacccctcctggaccccccaaaaccccctctggacccccccaaaacccccctgggaccccccaaaacccctcaggggtccccaaaacccccctgggggacccccaaaatccccccctggaccccccaaaacccttcaggggtccccaaaatccccctgggagtccccaaaacccccctggaccccccaaaacccccctggaactccccccccctccccctccgGATAAAACTTTCCGCGCCAAACCCGCCTGGCATGCAAATTTCCCCCCCCCGGCATGCAAATGAGGCGCGCGGTGCACGCCGGGAGCCAAACCGGGCCGCGATTTGGGAGGGGAGGGGTCGCGGCGGAGCGGGAATtccggggtgggggaggggggcggcgggggggggggggtgggggagggtcccgggggggggtcccgcgGGGGTCTTGGGGGGGGTCGCCGTGagcgggggcgggggcggcgctgCCCGGACCCCTCGCGGCCGCCGTACGCCGCCATCGTCAGTGCGGTACATCCTGACCTGCCCCGCCCACTGCGGGCAGCGCGTGATGAGCGCGGCGCGATGACGTCAGTGATTACGTCACGCCTGGCACGCGGGGTGTTTTAAGCCCCTCCCCCCCGGAGCGCAACaccggggggggggtcccgcggTGCCTCCGACTCTGACTGCGCCTGCGCGGGGCGGGGAAGTGATGGCACCGCCCACTGATGTGACGTAGGAGGGGAGGGGCCAGCGCTGCTTGCCGTATATGGTGATGCGGGCAGCgaactggtttgtactggtttgtactggtttgtacaGTGATCCCCCCAGTGAGCGcgatcccagtgctcccagtatggtcccagtatgatcccagtgctcccagtatggttccagtatgatcccagtgctcccagtatccccccagttgctcccagtatgatcccagtatccgcccagtgctcccagtatgctcccagtatgatcccagtgctcccagtatcccccCAGTATGGTTCCAGTATCCCCCAGTTGCTCCCAGTAAgttcccagtgccctcccagtgctcccagtatgatTCCAGtgtctcccagtgctcccagtatgatcccagtgccctcccagtgctcccagtatgatcccagtgtcccccagtgctcccagtatgctcccagtgccctcccagtgctcccagtatgatcccagtgtcccccagtgccctcccagtgctcccagtatggtcccagtatgatcccagtgctcccagtatcccccCAGTAtggtcccagtgtcccccagtgccctcccagtatcccccagttgctcccagtaagctcccagtgccctcccagtgctcccagtatggTCCCAGTatccccccagtgctcccagtgtgctcccagtgtcccccagtgccctcccagtatccccccagtgctcccagtatcccccagtAACACCGAGTcaccccccagtgctcccagtgccctcccagtgctcccagtatgaccccagtgctccccagtatcccccagtaTGGTCCCAGTGttccccagtgccctcccagtgctcccagtatgcTCCCACTGGCCACGGTTGTGTCATGGTGGCCACGGCTGGGTCATGGTGGCCATGGTTGTGTGATGGTGGCCACGGTTGTGTCACAGTGGCCACGGCTGGGTGACGGTGGCCACGGTTGTGTCATGGTGGCCACGGCTGGGTGACGGTGGCCACGGCTGTGTCATGGTGGCCACGGCTGTGTCACGGTGGCCATGGCTGTGTCATGGTGGCCACGGCTGTGTCATGGTGGCCACGGCTGGGTCACGGTGGCCACAGCTGGGTGACAGTGGCCACGGCTGTGTCACGGTGGCCACGGCTGATCCCGCCGCCGGGAGCCCCCGAGCCAGGCGCCGTCACCGGAACCGCGGGAAAAACGAACGCAAACCCAAAATGTCTCCGGAAATAACTTTAATTGTCCCTCCTAGGCACCCATTCCCCGTTCTCCCAGTGTGCCCAGTCAcccattcccagtatccccagtgacccattcccagtatccccagtatccccagtcaCCCATTCCCAGTAGCCCCAGTGacccattcccagtgtccccagtatccccagtgaCCCAAATCACCCattcccagtactcccagtatCCCAATCACCCgttcccagttctcccagtatccccattgtccccagtAACcaattcccagtatccccagtatccccaatcacccattcccagttctcccagtagccccagtatccccagtaaccaattcccagtgtccccactaTCCCCAATCACTGattcccagtactcccagtatccccagtagCGGTGACCCCGGCCCAGACGCGGTAGCGGTGGTTGAGCCGGGGGTGGCCGTGCAGGCCGTAGCGCGAGCCCAGTgatcccagtatccccagtaacccattcccagtatccccaaTCACTgattcccagtattcccagtactcccagtatCCCCAATCACCcattcccagtattcccagt includes:
- the LOC128782706 gene encoding transmembrane protein 107-like isoform X4, which gives rise to MDQYKPMTSRPLLPGRFLAMAAHLGMLMRMGGDPPKLPSGDPEPGFWGALGGSLALLGVEFLGFFSGVSMFHPGQSLASLAAHAGAVLGLALGWLEAWDGAALWASLALSAPPAVTELLLLGRVLLCHRGAL
- the LOC128782706 gene encoding transmembrane protein 107-like isoform X5, with the protein product MDQYKPMTSRPLLPGRFLAMAAHLGMLMRMGGDPPKLPSGDPEPGFWGALGGSLALLGVEFLGFFSGVSMFHPGQSLASLAAHAGVCGIWGGSQWILGVSGIWGGVCGIWGGSQWILGVSVDF
- the LOC128782706 gene encoding uncharacterized protein LOC128782706 isoform X3 — encoded protein: MTSRPLLPGRFLAMAAHLGMLMRMGGDPPKLPSGDPEPGFWGALGGSLALLGVEFLGFFSGVSMFHPGQSLACILGGPQKWGGDPKNGERDPKNWGGEPENGEREPKNGERGPQKWGEGARKWERDPKNGGGDPKNWGGG
- the LOC128782706 gene encoding uncharacterized protein LOC128782706 isoform X1, which gives rise to MDQYKPMTSRPLLPGRFLAMAAHLGMLMRMGGDPPKLPSGDPEPGFWGALGGSLALLGVEFLGFFSGVSMFHPGQSLACILGGPQKWGGDPKNGERDPKNWGGEPENGEREPKNGERGPQKWGEGARKWERDPKNGGGDPKNWGGG